From Psychroflexus torquis ATCC 700755, the proteins below share one genomic window:
- a CDS encoding helix-turn-helix domain-containing protein, producing the protein MAIVVNLDVMLAKRKMMLKELSEKVGVSTVNLSILKQGKVKAIRFSTLDAICLALDCQPGDILEYAEKER; encoded by the coding sequence ATGGCTATTGTAGTGAACTTAGATGTCATGTTGGCGAAACGAAAAATGATGTTAAAAGAACTCTCTGAAAAAGTTGGTGTGTCAACGGTAAATTTGTCAATTTTAAAACAAGGAAAAGTCAAAGCAATTCGTTTTTCGACTTTAGATGCAATCTGTTTGGCTTTAGATTGTCAACCTGGTGATATATTGGAATATGCTGAGAAAGAAAGATAA
- a CDS encoding glycerate kinase — MKIVIAPDKFKGSLSSLEFCSAVEDGIHRVSAEVDILKLPLADGGDGTIEIANYYLGGRLIEVEVKNPLFQLITASYLYAETSQTAFIEMAEASGLWLLKEEEQDCKNTTTFGTGEMILHAIEKGAKKIILGIGGSATNDCGIGMATALGYKFIDRDNKEVKPIGASLSQICSIDDANVSSILKQVEFQVACDVNNPLYGKDGAAHVYAKQKGASKEDIEMLDHGLTCFSEVLTAQFNVQPQTINGAGAAGGMGIATIVFLKAKLESGIQVIKELANFDHQIADADWIITGEGKLDVQTLSGKTIDGVLKSAKIYSIPVAVFCGQIELDKEALNNFGITYAQDVLSRSINLEDALNNSYKHLSEIAETFAKKAISSEI, encoded by the coding sequence ATGAAAATTGTAATAGCCCCCGATAAATTCAAAGGATCACTGTCTAGTCTAGAATTCTGTTCTGCCGTAGAAGATGGTATACATCGAGTATCTGCTGAAGTAGATATCTTAAAGTTGCCATTGGCCGATGGCGGCGATGGAACTATTGAGATCGCTAATTATTACCTTGGAGGTCGTTTAATTGAAGTTGAAGTCAAAAACCCGTTATTTCAACTGATAACTGCGTCTTATTTATATGCGGAAACATCACAAACCGCATTTATCGAAATGGCTGAAGCTTCAGGGCTTTGGTTATTAAAGGAGGAAGAACAAGACTGTAAAAATACGACTACTTTCGGTACAGGAGAAATGATTTTACATGCTATTGAAAAAGGAGCAAAAAAAATCATCTTAGGAATTGGCGGTAGCGCTACGAATGATTGTGGAATTGGAATGGCGACTGCACTAGGGTATAAATTTATAGATAGGGACAATAAGGAGGTAAAACCAATTGGTGCGAGTTTATCCCAAATTTGTAGTATTGATGATGCAAATGTATCGTCAATACTAAAGCAAGTAGAGTTTCAGGTGGCTTGCGATGTGAACAATCCATTATACGGGAAAGATGGGGCGGCTCACGTATATGCAAAACAAAAAGGGGCTTCAAAAGAAGATATAGAAATGCTGGATCATGGGCTTACTTGTTTTTCTGAAGTGTTAACCGCACAATTTAATGTGCAACCTCAAACGATTAATGGAGCGGGGGCAGCAGGAGGGATGGGCATTGCTACAATAGTATTTTTGAAAGCCAAGTTGGAATCTGGAATACAAGTAATCAAGGAGCTTGCAAATTTTGACCATCAAATTGCTGATGCCGATTGGATAATTACAGGAGAAGGTAAATTGGATGTGCAGACCTTATCAGGAAAAACAATAGATGGTGTTTTAAAATCAGCCAAAATTTATTCTATTCCAGTTGCTGTATTCTGTGGACAGATAGAATTGGATAAGGAGGCGTTAAATAACTTTGGAATAACCTACGCTCAGGATGTTTTAAGCAGGTCAATTAATTTAGAAGACGCTTTAAATAACAGCTATAAACACCTTTCTGAAATAGCGGAAACGTTTGCAAAGAAAGCCATAAGTAGTGAAATATGA
- a CDS encoding sodium:solute symporter family transporter, translated as MNWLDYSIILLYIVFFLGMGFFFKDNKDSKDYFLGGRSMGWFPLSLSTMATQLSAISFISAPAFVGLKLGGGMKWLTFEFAVPLAMLFIMIVIIPPLFRSGVVSIYEFVEKRFSSSTRLILSVVFQISRALGTGVMVYTIAIILQAVLDIDFVYTILIISVITIIYSWQGGMKAVVWGDAIQMIILFLGLIICLIYGWNTVQDLGGLTDGFDSERLQVIDFNLGIGDGNEYGFWPMLIGGFFLYVSYYGCDQTQAQRLLSAKDEKTIRTLLLANGLLRFPVVLVYCVMGLILGSLITLAPDFLSDIASTTQKHFPEEYAANGIKADLMVPVFIMKYLPHGLIGILMVGILSAAMSSLSSTVNSLSAVTVEDFFNRGKTKLEPKKYMAISKAAVVFWGVVCIACAFLFGGSNSPVIEIINAIGSVFYGPVLVTFLLAFFSKKVNHIGMNAGIIVAVLINLMFSQTIQNLFHIDLGFNVFWIWLNFTGVIIAFVVAFAVSAMTRSVKVKEISNFNITLKKSDFLIKEVYILVTFFIAILIFSYFIPTIFGQ; from the coding sequence ATGAATTGGTTAGATTATAGTATTATTTTATTATATATCGTGTTCTTTTTAGGGATGGGTTTTTTCTTTAAAGACAATAAAGATTCAAAAGATTATTTTTTAGGGGGAAGAAGCATGGGATGGTTCCCTTTGAGTCTTTCGACTATGGCGACGCAATTGTCTGCCATAAGTTTTATTTCGGCACCTGCCTTTGTAGGATTAAAATTAGGGGGAGGTATGAAGTGGCTAACGTTTGAATTTGCAGTCCCTCTGGCAATGCTATTTATTATGATTGTTATTATTCCGCCTTTATTTAGGTCGGGGGTAGTGAGTATTTATGAGTTTGTGGAGAAAAGGTTTAGTTCTTCTACACGACTCATTTTAAGTGTTGTTTTTCAAATTAGTCGTGCTTTGGGAACAGGAGTAATGGTATACACCATTGCCATAATTTTACAAGCTGTTTTAGATATAGATTTTGTATATACTATATTAATAATCAGTGTAATAACAATTATTTATTCTTGGCAAGGAGGGATGAAAGCAGTGGTTTGGGGAGATGCTATTCAAATGATTATTTTATTTCTAGGATTAATAATTTGTCTGATTTACGGCTGGAACACAGTGCAAGATCTTGGAGGCTTAACAGATGGTTTTGATTCTGAACGATTACAAGTCATAGATTTTAATTTAGGTATCGGAGATGGCAATGAATATGGTTTTTGGCCAATGTTGATAGGAGGATTCTTTTTATATGTCTCCTATTATGGATGCGACCAGACTCAAGCACAACGCTTACTCTCCGCAAAAGATGAAAAGACAATTCGAACTTTATTATTAGCTAACGGCCTATTAAGGTTTCCTGTTGTTTTGGTGTATTGTGTGATGGGTCTTATTTTAGGGAGCCTGATTACACTAGCTCCAGACTTCCTGAGTGATATTGCTTCGACTACACAAAAACATTTTCCAGAAGAATATGCGGCAAATGGTATTAAAGCAGATTTAATGGTGCCCGTTTTTATTATGAAATATCTGCCTCATGGCCTTATTGGCATTTTGATGGTTGGGATCTTATCCGCTGCAATGTCGTCTTTAAGCTCGACGGTAAATTCGTTGTCTGCTGTTACAGTTGAAGATTTTTTCAACAGAGGGAAAACAAAATTAGAACCGAAAAAGTATATGGCTATTTCTAAAGCAGCAGTCGTATTCTGGGGAGTGGTTTGTATTGCTTGTGCTTTTTTATTTGGAGGTAGTAACAGTCCAGTGATAGAAATAATTAATGCGATAGGTTCCGTATTTTATGGTCCTGTATTGGTGACGTTTTTATTGGCGTTTTTCTCCAAAAAGGTTAATCACATAGGAATGAATGCTGGTATTATCGTAGCGGTTTTAATTAATTTAATGTTTTCTCAAACCATTCAGAACTTATTTCATATCGATTTGGGCTTTAATGTTTTTTGGATTTGGTTAAATTTTACTGGGGTGATCATAGCATTTGTAGTTGCTTTCGCCGTTAGTGCCATGACAAGAAGCGTTAAGGTAAAAGAAATTTCAAACTTTAATATAACTCTAAAAAAATCTGACTTCTTGATTAAAGAAGTCTATATATTAGTGACTTTCTTTATTGCTATTTTGATATTTAGTTACTTCATTCCAACAATTTTTGGTCAATAA